The following coding sequences are from one Gadus morhua chromosome 10, gadMor3.0, whole genome shotgun sequence window:
- the elp1 gene encoding elongator complex protein 1 isoform X1, which translates to MRNLKLLKSLCNAELSHSAGSPLCVAVRSDTDSLLLASEFSIIEFDPRTGQVVNDVSLTEEGYMPDDGSGKLVGIQELAELESVCVATATGDVILYNLTTNEVECVGSVESGLTSMSWSPDEELVALTTGQQTVIMMTKEFEPITEVGIHQDDFGEGKFITVGWGKKETQFHGSEGKQAAQKKMLEVQPAMAWDDRRPRVSWRGDGQLFAVSAVCPQTGARRVRVWSREGVLQATSESLNGLEQALCWRPSGSLIACTQRHPNKHSVVFMEKNGLLHGDFTLPCSRDQAKVKELLWNSDSTVLLVWLEDVHSGADGHISTELQLWAVGNYHWYLKQSLAFGRDPQRAPACVHWDPQRPLRLHVVTRGWASLTYDWGWATDRSTGLDASDNANVAVIDGDKILVTTFRQGVVPPPMCSYELQLTSPVNLVTFLCQTQKSNHLAAMTADGQISVFGPDSGKPSTERPGGFRVVSLPLVLRNTYSVPGLPVAPLAIRQLLWLKEDLLLGLSAGTLPSSSTLLFLSPAPHPEAPNALSNRLEVAVDGVVTGMAYSFQSRTVALQLEDGQTRRLIWDSECPSVEDWTDFSGCPMNFPVPCVQMALCTVSEEEILLGLTDRSHLYAGDTQLASNVSSFVVHEDFLLVTTHAHTCRCLLLGTLTVKGLQEALGSDGGQNDETLRRVERGSKIVTVVTQDTRLILQMPRGNLETVHHRALVLAQLRKQLDCLKFRDAFECMRKLRINLNFMYDHNPKVFLENVETFITQLNSINHINLFLTELREEDTTGTMYPRPLNVPGPSPMTRAKKLDVVCDAFRHTMESMDPDKYCLSILTSHVKKTVPELEIALQKVHDLRAKPPGAAGVVGAEEALKYLLFLVNVNDLYDHSLGTYDFDLVLMVAEKSQKDPKEYLPFLNKLKTLEPNYQRYSIDKHLKRYSKALLHLSKCGEEHFPEALGLVREQKLFSEALELYPAHSPHYKALSCAYAEHLVAQQQPEQAGLLLWRCGEPGRALQAFVSASSWRHALCVAQQVPLPPDQLSLLARDMAERLIDQRRYAEGALLLDQYAKDCEEAISALIKGAVWEEALRLAYRHNRQDIIETDLKPALLEAFASHTSFLENNTALFGRHRNRLSVVLELKEKARLDMLDEDGPDCPDAELYSEASSVMSNSKHSSSISRISSRSSKNRRKAERKKWSLKEGSPLEDVALLHALADIIGTVDKIREELHSLLKALVLFQYDRLAQKLQLAYEEALLMMEAAIPEVWSDGGPPSQTPVTGPDSTANSITASLQNQARPTSLPLPDAEMPTVPKMRSGVKWKLTVLK; encoded by the exons ATGCGGAATCTCAAGTTATTAAAGAGCCTGTGCAATGCCGAGTTGTCCCACAGCGCCGGTAGCcctctgtgtgttgctgtgcgcTCTGACACCGACTCATTACTCCTGGCTTCCGAGTTCTCCATCATTGAATTCGACCCAAGAACTGGTCAG GTGGTGAACGATGTCTCGCTGACAGAGGAGGGTTACATGCCCGACGATGGCAGTGGGAAGCTGGTTGGGATACAGGAGCTGGCCGAactggagtctgtgtgtgttgccacGGCCACCGGTGATGTCATCCTCTACAACCTGACTACCAATGAG GTAGAATGTGTTGGCAGTGTTGAGAGCGGCCTTACCTCCATGAGCTGGAGTCCGGATGAGGAACTGGTAGCACTCACCACTG GCCAGCAGACCGTTATCATGATGACCAAGGAGTTTGAGCCAATCACAGAGGTGGGCATCCACCAGGATGACTTTGGTGAAG GAAAGTTCATCACTGTTGGATGGGGGAAGAAGGAGACCCAGTTCCACGGCTCTGAAGGGAAGCAGGCAGCCCAGAAGAAAATGCTG GAGGTGCAGCCGGCCATGGCCTGGGATGACCGCCGGCCCCGGGTGTCGTGGCGGGGGGACGGCCAGCTGTTTGCCGTCAGCGCTGTGTGTCCCCAGACGGGGGCCCGGCGTGTCCGGGTGTGGAGCCGAGAGGGGGTTCTGCAGGCCACCAGCGAGAGCCTCAACGGGCTGGAGCAGGCCCTCTGCTGGAG ACCCTCGGGGAGCCTGATCGCGTGCACCCAGCGCCACCCCAACAAGCACAGCGTGGTCTTCATGGAGAAGAACGGCCTGCTGCACGGCGACTTCACCCTACCCTGCAGCAGAGACCAGGCCAAG gtgaagGAGCTGCTGTGGAACAGCGACTCCACGGTCCTTCTGGTGTGGTTGGAGGACGTGCACTCAGGGGCAGACGGACACATCAGTACCGAGC TGCAGCTGTGGGCGGTGGGGAACTACCACTGGTACCTGAAGCAGAGCCTGGCCTTCGGCCGGGACCCCCAGCGGGCGCCGGCCTGCGTGCACTGGGACCCCCAGCGCCCCCTGAGGCTCCACGTGGTGACGCGCGGCTGGGCCAGCCTGACGTACGACTGGGGCTGGGCCACGGACCGCAGCACCGGCCTGGACGCCAGCGACAACGCCAACGTGGCCGTGATCGACGGAG ACAAGATCCTGGTGACCACCTTCCGCCAGGGGGTGGTGCCTCCGCCCATGTGCTCCTACGAGCTCCAGCTGACCTCTCCGGTCAACCTGGTCACCTTTCTGTGCCAGACCCAGAAGAGCAATCACCTGGCAGCCATGACGGCAGACGGGCAGATATCAGTCTTCGGCCCCG ACTCTGGGAAACCGTCTACCGAGCGACCGGGGGGGTTCAGAGTGGTGTCCCTGCCCCTGGTTCTACGCAACACCTACAG CGTGCCGGGGCTCCCAGTGGCCCCTCTAGCCATCAGACAGCTCCTCTGGCTGAAGGAGGACCTGCTCCTGGGCCTGAGCGCTGGGACGCTGCCTtcgtcctccaccctcctcttcctcagccctGCCCCTCACCCGGAGGCCCCAAACGCCCTCAGCAACAG gctggaggtggcggtggacgGGGTTGTGACGGGCATGGCGTACAGCTTCCAGAGCAGGACGGTGGCCCTGCAGCTCGAGGACGGCCAGACACGGAGGCTGATCTGGG ATTCAGAATGTCCGTCGGTGGAGGACTGGACGGACTTCAGCGGCTGTCCGATGAACTTCCCGGTCCCGTGTGTGCAGATGGCTCTCTGCACCGTCAGTGAAGAG GAGATCCTGCTGGGCCTGACGGACCGAAGCCACCTCTACGCTGGAGATACCCAG CTGGCCTCCAATGTCTCCTCCTTTGTGGTCCACGAAGACTTCCTCCTCGTGaccacgcacgcgcacacctGCCGCTGCCTCCTACTGGGCACGCTGACCGTCAAAG GGCTACAAGAGGCTCTTGGGTCAGACGGAGGTCAGAACGATGAGACTCTGCGGCGGGTGGAGAGGGGGTCCAAGATCGTGACGGTGGTGACCCAAGACACCAGGCTGATCCTGCag atgcCTCGGGGGAACCTGGAGACGGTCCACCACCGAGCGCTGGTGTTGGCCCAGCTCAGGAAGCAACTCGACTG CCTCAAATTCCGTGATGCGTTCGAGTGCATGAGGAAGCTGAGGATCAACCTCAACTTCATGTACGACCACAACCCCAAG GTGTTCCTGGAGAACGTGGAAACCTTCATCACTCAGTTGAACTCCATTAACCACATCAACCTCTTCCTCACGGAGCTCCG agaggaagacacGACTGGAACCATGTACCCCAGACCTCTGAACGTCCCAGGGCCGTCTCCCATGACCAGAGCCAAGAAGTTGGATGTCGTGTGTGATGCGTTTCGCCACACGATGGAATCAATGGATCCGGACAA atacTGCCTTTCCATCCTGACCAGCCATGTGAAGAAGACAGTCCCTGAGTTGGAGATCGCTCTGCAGAAGGTTCACGACTTGAGAG caAAGCCCCCTGGAGCTGCAGGTGTGGTAGGGGCTGAAGAGGCCCTGAAGTACCTACTCTTCCTGGTCAACGTCAACGACCTGTACGACCACTCGCTGGGCACCTACGACTTCGACCTGGTCCTCATGGTGGCCGAAAAGTCCCAGAAG GACCCCAAAGAGTACCTTCCCttcctgaacaagctgaagacccTGGAGCCAAACTACCAGCGCTACTCCATCGACAAGCACCTGAAGAGATACAGCAAGGCTCTCCTTCACCTCAGCAAGTGTG GAGAGGAGCATTTCCCTGAAGCTCTGGGTCTGGTGAGGGAGCAGAAGCTCTTCAGTGAAGCCCTGGAGCTGTACCCGGCACACAGCCCTCACTACAag GCGCTGAGCTGTGCCTACGCCGAGCACCTCGTTGCCCAACAGCAGCCGGAGCAGGCGGGCCTGTTGCTATGGCGCTGTGGCGAGCCGGGCCGCGCGCTGCAGGCCTTCGTCAGCGCTAGCAGCTGGAGGCACGCGCTGTGTGTGGCGCAGCAggtgcccctcccccccgatCAGCTGTCTCTGCTGGCCAGAGACATGGCAG AGAGGCTGATCGACCAGCGGAGGTACGCTGAGGGCGCCCTGCTCCTCGACCAGTACGCTAAG GACTGTGAGGAGGCCATCTCAGCCCTGATCAAAGGAGCCGTCTGGGAAGAGGCCCTCCGATTG GCTTACAGGCACAACCGACAAGACATCATCGAGACCGACCTCAAACCTGCGCTCCTAGAAG CCTTCGCTTCCCATACGTCCTTCCTGGAGAACAACACAGCCCTGTTTGGTCGCCATAGGAACCGCCTGTCCGTAGTCCTGGAGCTGAAAGAGAAGGCCAGGCTGGATATGCTCG aCGAGGATGGACCAGACTGTCCCGATGCTGAACTCTACTCGGAGGCCAGCAGTGTGATGAGCAACTCCAAACACTCCAGCAGTATCTCCAGGATCTCCTC gAGGTCCTCTAAGAACCGGCGGAAGGCAGAGCGTAAGAAGTGGAGTCTGAAGGAGGGCAGCCCCTTAGAGGACGTCGCGCTGCTACATGCCCTGGCCGACATCATCGGCACCGTGGACAAGATACGAG AGGAGCTCCACAGCCTCCTGAAGGCCCTGGTTCTGTTCCAGTACGACCGACTGGCCCAGAAGCTGCAGCTGGCCTACGAGGAGGCCCTGCTGATGATGGAGGCGGCGATCCCCGAGGTGTGGTCGGACGGCGGCCCGCCGAGCCAAACCCCG GTCACTGGTCCCGACTCCACAGCCAATAGCATCACGGCTTCCTTACAGAACCAAGCCAGGCCCACCAGCCTTCCACTTCCAG ACGCTGAGATGCCCACAGTGCCGAAGATGAGAAGTGGTGTCAAATGGAAACTTACGGttcttaagtag
- the elp1 gene encoding elongator complex protein 1 isoform X2, producing the protein MEKNGLLHGDFTLPCSRDQAKVKELLWNSDSTVLLVWLEDVHSGADGHISTELQLWAVGNYHWYLKQSLAFGRDPQRAPACVHWDPQRPLRLHVVTRGWASLTYDWGWATDRSTGLDASDNANVAVIDGDKILVTTFRQGVVPPPMCSYELQLTSPVNLVTFLCQTQKSNHLAAMTADGQISVFGPDSGKPSTERPGGFRVVSLPLVLRNTYSVPGLPVAPLAIRQLLWLKEDLLLGLSAGTLPSSSTLLFLSPAPHPEAPNALSNRLEVAVDGVVTGMAYSFQSRTVALQLEDGQTRRLIWDSECPSVEDWTDFSGCPMNFPVPCVQMALCTVSEEEILLGLTDRSHLYAGDTQLASNVSSFVVHEDFLLVTTHAHTCRCLLLGTLTVKGLQEALGSDGGQNDETLRRVERGSKIVTVVTQDTRLILQMPRGNLETVHHRALVLAQLRKQLDCLKFRDAFECMRKLRINLNFMYDHNPKVFLENVETFITQLNSINHINLFLTELREEDTTGTMYPRPLNVPGPSPMTRAKKLDVVCDAFRHTMESMDPDKYCLSILTSHVKKTVPELEIALQKVHDLRAKPPGAAGVVGAEEALKYLLFLVNVNDLYDHSLGTYDFDLVLMVAEKSQKDPKEYLPFLNKLKTLEPNYQRYSIDKHLKRYSKALLHLSKCGEEHFPEALGLVREQKLFSEALELYPAHSPHYKALSCAYAEHLVAQQQPEQAGLLLWRCGEPGRALQAFVSASSWRHALCVAQQVPLPPDQLSLLARDMAERLIDQRRYAEGALLLDQYAKDCEEAISALIKGAVWEEALRLAYRHNRQDIIETDLKPALLEAFASHTSFLENNTALFGRHRNRLSVVLELKEKARLDMLDEDGPDCPDAELYSEASSVMSNSKHSSSISRISSRSSKNRRKAERKKWSLKEGSPLEDVALLHALADIIGTVDKIREELHSLLKALVLFQYDRLAQKLQLAYEEALLMMEAAIPEVWSDGGPPSQTPVTGPDSTANSITASLQNQARPTSLPLPDAEMPTVPKMRSGVKWKLTVLK; encoded by the exons ATGGAGAAGAACGGCCTGCTGCACGGCGACTTCACCCTACCCTGCAGCAGAGACCAGGCCAAG gtgaagGAGCTGCTGTGGAACAGCGACTCCACGGTCCTTCTGGTGTGGTTGGAGGACGTGCACTCAGGGGCAGACGGACACATCAGTACCGAGC TGCAGCTGTGGGCGGTGGGGAACTACCACTGGTACCTGAAGCAGAGCCTGGCCTTCGGCCGGGACCCCCAGCGGGCGCCGGCCTGCGTGCACTGGGACCCCCAGCGCCCCCTGAGGCTCCACGTGGTGACGCGCGGCTGGGCCAGCCTGACGTACGACTGGGGCTGGGCCACGGACCGCAGCACCGGCCTGGACGCCAGCGACAACGCCAACGTGGCCGTGATCGACGGAG ACAAGATCCTGGTGACCACCTTCCGCCAGGGGGTGGTGCCTCCGCCCATGTGCTCCTACGAGCTCCAGCTGACCTCTCCGGTCAACCTGGTCACCTTTCTGTGCCAGACCCAGAAGAGCAATCACCTGGCAGCCATGACGGCAGACGGGCAGATATCAGTCTTCGGCCCCG ACTCTGGGAAACCGTCTACCGAGCGACCGGGGGGGTTCAGAGTGGTGTCCCTGCCCCTGGTTCTACGCAACACCTACAG CGTGCCGGGGCTCCCAGTGGCCCCTCTAGCCATCAGACAGCTCCTCTGGCTGAAGGAGGACCTGCTCCTGGGCCTGAGCGCTGGGACGCTGCCTtcgtcctccaccctcctcttcctcagccctGCCCCTCACCCGGAGGCCCCAAACGCCCTCAGCAACAG gctggaggtggcggtggacgGGGTTGTGACGGGCATGGCGTACAGCTTCCAGAGCAGGACGGTGGCCCTGCAGCTCGAGGACGGCCAGACACGGAGGCTGATCTGGG ATTCAGAATGTCCGTCGGTGGAGGACTGGACGGACTTCAGCGGCTGTCCGATGAACTTCCCGGTCCCGTGTGTGCAGATGGCTCTCTGCACCGTCAGTGAAGAG GAGATCCTGCTGGGCCTGACGGACCGAAGCCACCTCTACGCTGGAGATACCCAG CTGGCCTCCAATGTCTCCTCCTTTGTGGTCCACGAAGACTTCCTCCTCGTGaccacgcacgcgcacacctGCCGCTGCCTCCTACTGGGCACGCTGACCGTCAAAG GGCTACAAGAGGCTCTTGGGTCAGACGGAGGTCAGAACGATGAGACTCTGCGGCGGGTGGAGAGGGGGTCCAAGATCGTGACGGTGGTGACCCAAGACACCAGGCTGATCCTGCag atgcCTCGGGGGAACCTGGAGACGGTCCACCACCGAGCGCTGGTGTTGGCCCAGCTCAGGAAGCAACTCGACTG CCTCAAATTCCGTGATGCGTTCGAGTGCATGAGGAAGCTGAGGATCAACCTCAACTTCATGTACGACCACAACCCCAAG GTGTTCCTGGAGAACGTGGAAACCTTCATCACTCAGTTGAACTCCATTAACCACATCAACCTCTTCCTCACGGAGCTCCG agaggaagacacGACTGGAACCATGTACCCCAGACCTCTGAACGTCCCAGGGCCGTCTCCCATGACCAGAGCCAAGAAGTTGGATGTCGTGTGTGATGCGTTTCGCCACACGATGGAATCAATGGATCCGGACAA atacTGCCTTTCCATCCTGACCAGCCATGTGAAGAAGACAGTCCCTGAGTTGGAGATCGCTCTGCAGAAGGTTCACGACTTGAGAG caAAGCCCCCTGGAGCTGCAGGTGTGGTAGGGGCTGAAGAGGCCCTGAAGTACCTACTCTTCCTGGTCAACGTCAACGACCTGTACGACCACTCGCTGGGCACCTACGACTTCGACCTGGTCCTCATGGTGGCCGAAAAGTCCCAGAAG GACCCCAAAGAGTACCTTCCCttcctgaacaagctgaagacccTGGAGCCAAACTACCAGCGCTACTCCATCGACAAGCACCTGAAGAGATACAGCAAGGCTCTCCTTCACCTCAGCAAGTGTG GAGAGGAGCATTTCCCTGAAGCTCTGGGTCTGGTGAGGGAGCAGAAGCTCTTCAGTGAAGCCCTGGAGCTGTACCCGGCACACAGCCCTCACTACAag GCGCTGAGCTGTGCCTACGCCGAGCACCTCGTTGCCCAACAGCAGCCGGAGCAGGCGGGCCTGTTGCTATGGCGCTGTGGCGAGCCGGGCCGCGCGCTGCAGGCCTTCGTCAGCGCTAGCAGCTGGAGGCACGCGCTGTGTGTGGCGCAGCAggtgcccctcccccccgatCAGCTGTCTCTGCTGGCCAGAGACATGGCAG AGAGGCTGATCGACCAGCGGAGGTACGCTGAGGGCGCCCTGCTCCTCGACCAGTACGCTAAG GACTGTGAGGAGGCCATCTCAGCCCTGATCAAAGGAGCCGTCTGGGAAGAGGCCCTCCGATTG GCTTACAGGCACAACCGACAAGACATCATCGAGACCGACCTCAAACCTGCGCTCCTAGAAG CCTTCGCTTCCCATACGTCCTTCCTGGAGAACAACACAGCCCTGTTTGGTCGCCATAGGAACCGCCTGTCCGTAGTCCTGGAGCTGAAAGAGAAGGCCAGGCTGGATATGCTCG aCGAGGATGGACCAGACTGTCCCGATGCTGAACTCTACTCGGAGGCCAGCAGTGTGATGAGCAACTCCAAACACTCCAGCAGTATCTCCAGGATCTCCTC gAGGTCCTCTAAGAACCGGCGGAAGGCAGAGCGTAAGAAGTGGAGTCTGAAGGAGGGCAGCCCCTTAGAGGACGTCGCGCTGCTACATGCCCTGGCCGACATCATCGGCACCGTGGACAAGATACGAG AGGAGCTCCACAGCCTCCTGAAGGCCCTGGTTCTGTTCCAGTACGACCGACTGGCCCAGAAGCTGCAGCTGGCCTACGAGGAGGCCCTGCTGATGATGGAGGCGGCGATCCCCGAGGTGTGGTCGGACGGCGGCCCGCCGAGCCAAACCCCG GTCACTGGTCCCGACTCCACAGCCAATAGCATCACGGCTTCCTTACAGAACCAAGCCAGGCCCACCAGCCTTCCACTTCCAG ACGCTGAGATGCCCACAGTGCCGAAGATGAGAAGTGGTGTCAAATGGAAACTTACGGttcttaagtag